Genomic DNA from Theobroma cacao cultivar B97-61/B2 chromosome 3, Criollo_cocoa_genome_V2, whole genome shotgun sequence:
TCAATATTGTTATGCATTatgtatattaaatttatttttttgaggaACTATTACTTCTTGTTCTGAATATAATACTTTCACAATTCAATTTTGAAGAACAAGCTTTTACAAAGCTAGTACGAACATAACTTCTCTATATATATTCTGTCCAATTCTCTTCTATTTAGTTCTTCTCCATCCTATTCTCTATGTTGCTCTACAGCTTACCTATTCTTTACTTACACTCAACCTATTACTCTAGATTTCACCAAcactaatatattttaatattactcCAATCATCCTTCTACTTATTTACAACAATTCCACCCTCTCGGTTATAAAAATCCCTTTACAAATGCTAATTTGACCTCATTGTTTAGGTTTGGAAGGCCATTATTTTATAGGAGATGCACATCTGAATATGAAGTTtcacatatttattttgtccAAGACTTTTAATGTATTCTTGATTAATTGATCCTACAGAAATAATGCTACTTAGATAGCTCATTAAACAACACGGAAAAGTTGAAATTATTACTATCTTCTATAATTAGGAGAATCCTCTGGTTAAAGAGAAGAGGAGGGGGATAATTaaattctaataaaattaGGTTGTATACCTCTAcatataacaataataaacTCTACAAAATTGGGGAAGCAATTAATTTTCCATCGCGGTCAAAACTTCCCCACGAATCGTTACCCTCCTCCAAGCACACAACACACAGGACTACTGAAGGCATCactactatttttattttgcacATTCAATTCAAAGGTGATCTACGAGGCACACCTTTCCGGCGGTTAATACTGTCAGCCGCAGCAGCAGCCTGTGAGCATCTGCTCCGGCACGAAACTCGAGGCATCAAAACACAGCTgcttttcttcatcttcatcttcatcttcttcttcacgAACTCAGTTGTGGCAGTGCAAGCAATTAATGATGACTTGCAGTTTATTGCACTGCCACCGTTGCTAGTAGCAGTAGTGTTTGTTGATCCTCCCGACCAAGTTCTGGGGGAAACAGGGGAGTCCAGGACAGAGTCAGGAGTCATCTGAGGATCCTCTTCAATCTCTGTGACGCTGACATCACTTCTAGTTTTGTAGGACGATGGAAGTAATTCAGAGTTTTGGTCAAGTTTTTTTCCGCCATGTTTGGTAGTCTCGAAGTGATTAACCTGCATGCACGTAGCAAGCAATTAAACTGtgagaacaaagaaagaaacagtAACAGTAGAAGCAAAGTGAGCTTGTGAAGAAATCAAGACAGTAAACATATACTAGTAATTGactaaagaaaaatgatgaaccTTGCAAGAGAGAGAGCAGAAGAGAAATGGGTCTTGGAGGCTGCGATCGCAGTTGGTGCAGAAGTTACCAGAGCCTCTAAACGGGCGTGACATTGGCCTTTCATTCAAAAACACTACTTTGGCACTGTTTGTTGTGTATGGCTGTAAAGTTGAAAAGCATCAGCACAACTAAATCCCAAAGAAAGATTTCAATATctagtttctaattcaagCTAGATTACGTACTTGAACGAGGGAACAATTGATCAGTTTTTGAGCATCACTCAACCGTATGACATCTTGGTAAACATATCTTCTTATCTGCACAAGGAAAAAATGtatcaaaaaagaagaaaggattttgatctgtaagaaagtaaaataaggtagaaattttatgctagtTTTGGACAATCTGGATCAATGAACCTGTAAGCGACGATGAGGGCGGTGAACAGGCAAGCAGTGGGGGCAAATAGCAACGCAACAATTCAAGCAGAAAATgttcttctcatttttctttgcaGACTCATGAACTACACAAGGATCAAAGAATTTTTCTCCAAGAAGAATTCCAAGCCAATGAGGAATTGAGCTTGCACCAACCtgtaagaaatgaaaaaagaaaaaagaaaggaaaacccAATTCCAAAAAGATTTGAATCAAACCCAAAACTTCATatcagaaaatgaaaaagaaatatttagaGTTCCAGAAAGTAAGTTATAAGATATTTTACCATGTTCAGTTTCCCTGTTTGTTGAAGAAGCAGTTGAGGTTGTCAGGAGTTTTATGAAGAATAAGGTGCCAAAGTCACGAGTCATCAATGAAATGTCATTGAAAGAGAGccaaaaagaggaaaagagtCGGGGGCGTTGTGGGGGGTGAAGGGTAGTGGGAGAGATAAGAAGAGTGCAAGAAAAGGGAAACGGCGCCCCTCTCTGCCAGCAGTAGCAGCAGCAGCCAGCAGCTCCTGATTTGCACTGTTGTTGCAAAATGGGGCCTGGGCCTCATTTAAAGCCGCGATGAGGGGGGGTACAGTAGTAGTTGTTGTTGTTGTAAGTATGTATGATATGCAGATTTTGAATATCGAAAGCAAATCTTTTAGCAGTTTTAGACCAAAACCTATCATCTTTCCCCCTATAACTTTAAGGtcttaaaacatttcatactGTGCACTGATTTTGTTCTTAGCGTGTTCCACCCACCCTGTTCTGCGACTAATAGCAAagttcccatttcttcattgAAACCCTCTTGCAAAATTCTGATGTAATCCTCTTTTTCCAACTTAAAAAACTATAGCATGAGACGGATAAAACTTGAAAGATaaatcaaaaaacaaaaagaagctTTTTCGTGGGTGTAAAACTTGGCCAAATATATACTAGTAgtaacaaaattttgatgtttccCAGTCCAAATTACTCTCTTTTGAAGCACTACAATGTTCTCTGTGTCATCTTCAAGTAACATTCAATCTATTACTTGTTAACGTcctctttgaattttcattaaCAAAGAGTGCCAAAGGTTTTTTTGGCAGGTAAGAAAGGGTTAGGGATAGGGAAAGGACGGATGGATACAAGACTGTAGTTATTTCTGGTCACTGCCAACCAGACCAAATTCGGCTAATGTTGACCCTTGCTGCAGAATGACAAGGATCATTAAGTTCTTGGTACATAGTGCTCGTAGGAATCTCAGatgtcttcttcttcatcctttcttttttaatttgtcaaaacctctctccctCTCCATTCTCTTGGTCTGATTTAACTTAAAAcagaaaaattattaatttaaaattacttCAGTTCAGAAAATGTTGGTTTCACTTACTTGTGGCTTAGATATCATCATTACCAAGTAGATGCAGAAAGTGAAAAGCCAAGCCTATCATCTATGTCTGTTCTTCTCTCGGGAGGATGACATGATACAACACTTTTTTCCAGTCCAATTCCAATTATGCgatttaattttgttctaATATATGCAAAAATGCAATAAGCAATGATccgaaaaagagagaagaaataagTTTATATGGATTCTTAATTGGACGGTAGTCCCATAGTATGAGGTACCCTAGGTGGCTAGTGTGACCTTGGAGAGTCAAAGGCAggaaaaccaagaaaaatctGGGGGGAAAGGATTACATTGGCAAAAAAGGAATGGACCTCTCTCTCGTGTGAACTCTGAGTGCCTACAATTCGACAAAGTTTCcctttggaaattttgaatGGAGCAGCAACAAGGCAAAGACATTTACTCCTTTGCCGCTTGTATCTCAGTCTTGAGACAGAGATGATCTCAAATTGCCCCTATCAAATATCATTCTTCGGGATTTTTACCTACACCATACCGCCCATAGCCCGTAGCTGTTCTATTAGGCCGGCGGGGACCACAGTTGCCGTTATTTATCACACGTGTTCcaattccttaaattatatataatattgaaaataaatgggTTAATTCAGGATGTTCagtgaaatatatacttaaatCCGTACTAACTGTGCCCTCCCCCCAAAAAATATCAGTACTTAATAAAAGCATGCATATTGGTTTCCTTTTCAATGAGAAAAGGCGACTGTTCTTTGTTTTGGCTAAGTGAAAGGTGACTGTTCAACTTgatgctttttgtttttttgaccAAACATGGTTTTGAAGCTTTTGATTAACAGGGACGTTTCCAGGATCTGTCTTTCTACTTCTAATTCGAAAATATACATGGTAATGGTATGGTACTATGAATATGTAGATAGTAGTgtacaaataattatttttgttagttcaattttaaatatctaataattaaactaatcaaatttatatttaaaaataacaaCAATCGAACCGAATTATACAAATAATCGaactaatcaaaattaaattaattcagtTAGTTCagttcaatttttaaaaaccgaacttgacaaaaaaaattttatttgtatatatttattt
This window encodes:
- the LOC18606307 gene encoding uncharacterized protein LOC18606307, with the translated sequence MVGASSIPHWLGILLGEKFFDPCVVHESAKKNEKNIFCLNCCVAICPHCLPVHRPHRRLQIRRYVYQDVIRLSDAQKLINCSLVQPYTTNSAKVVFLNERPMSRPFRGSGNFCTNCDRSLQDPFLFCSLSCKVNHFETTKHGGKKLDQNSELLPSSYKTRSDVSVTEIEEDPQMTPDSVLDSPVSPRTWSGGSTNTTATSNGGSAINCKSSLIACTATTEFVKKKMKMKMKKSSCVLMPRVSCRSRCSQAAAAADSINRRKGVPRRSPLN